In the Caldalkalibacillus salinus genome, one interval contains:
- a CDS encoding alpha/beta fold hydrolase produces MSSNVVLKKVFIPNGEIMAYREREGGVTPLLLIHGNMSSSTHWDILMEHMPVEYKIYAIDLRGCGESSYKQPFDSLYELAEDIFQFVVQMGLSNAHVVGWSTGGGVAMCLAARHPQIVKTLTLMCSISTRGYPIYKITYGLPKPIRGKRLTTKEEIERNLLKTQLVLKAYEEHNHLILKVLWNLLVYQNGRPHKDRYHQYLEEMCKQRNLIDIYDAINTFNISEYDNGLMKGSGDVNHIKAPVLVITGEEDRVIPREMSHELVKDLGPEAKHVRLPHCGHSPLSDDLHEVVYQLTTFIEMNCRLLTNET; encoded by the coding sequence GGGAAGGGGGCGTTACACCGCTATTACTAATTCACGGTAATATGTCTTCTTCAACACACTGGGATATACTAATGGAGCATATGCCCGTTGAATATAAAATATATGCTATTGATTTGCGGGGATGTGGGGAATCAAGCTACAAGCAACCCTTTGATTCACTGTATGAGCTAGCTGAAGACATCTTTCAGTTTGTGGTGCAAATGGGCCTATCTAACGCTCATGTAGTGGGCTGGTCTACCGGTGGTGGTGTGGCCATGTGTCTAGCGGCGCGGCACCCCCAGATCGTCAAAACATTAACGCTGATGTGTTCGATATCAACGAGAGGATATCCGATATATAAGATAACGTATGGCCTTCCTAAACCAATAAGAGGCAAACGTTTAACCACCAAGGAAGAGATTGAGCGTAACTTATTGAAAACACAATTGGTCTTAAAGGCGTATGAAGAACATAACCACTTGATTCTTAAGGTTTTATGGAACCTCCTCGTATACCAGAATGGCAGACCCCATAAGGACAGGTATCATCAATACCTTGAAGAAATGTGTAAGCAACGAAATTTGATTGATATTTATGATGCCATTAATACGTTTAATATAAGTGAATATGACAATGGGCTTATGAAAGGGTCGGGTGACGTTAATCACATAAAGGCGCCCGTTTTGGTGATTACTGGAGAAGAGGATCGGGTCATTCCTAGGGAAATGTCACATGAGCTAGTTAAGGACTTAGGGCCGGAGGCGAAACATGTACGTTTACCACATTGCGGGCATTCGCCCTTATCGGATGATTTACATGAGGTGGTTTATCAGCTGACAACGTTTATTGAAATGAACTGTAGGTTACTCACTAATGAGACATAG